A stretch of the Bradyrhizobium arachidis genome encodes the following:
- a CDS encoding ATP-binding protein has protein sequence MTAFGKLVRTTAFRLTLVYLFLFAMFAASLLAYFAWNTRRLITEEITQTVNVETAEINDIYIGRGLYGLARAIEYRSLRPNANLYLVTNPSGQAIAGNVGSLAPGVMATRGWIETAYRRMEEADSRDHRALVYVSELPNGFRLLIGRDLDERRRLVGIVAKAAQWSILIVVVLGLGGGVFVARRVLRRIDAMTGTAQRIMTGDLSERLPVGRSGDELDRLAENLNAMLERIEALMAGLKEVSDNIAHDLKTPLTRLRNRAEEALAKSGSEGEYRAALERTIEESDGLIRTFNALLMIARAESGQARGNMDDFDAADVANGIHELYEPLAEDDGMTLKVKTESTPVHANRELISQALANLVENAIKYGKPVAQTAGTVVSMDSRQILIESRREGDSVLLSVTDRGPGIPEGDRKHAVERFVRLEASRTLPGSGLGLSLASAVATLHAGELKLGDAHPGLVATLVLPARAGASDRVAPPAQDVPQKVA, from the coding sequence GTGACGGCATTCGGTAAACTCGTCCGCACCACGGCGTTCCGGCTGACGCTGGTCTATCTGTTCTTGTTTGCGATGTTCGCGGCCTCGCTGCTCGCCTATTTCGCCTGGAACACGCGCCGGCTGATCACCGAAGAGATCACGCAGACGGTCAACGTCGAAACCGCGGAGATCAACGACATCTACATCGGCCGTGGCCTGTACGGCCTTGCGCGCGCGATCGAATACCGGTCGCTGCGGCCGAACGCCAACCTCTATCTCGTGACCAACCCGTCCGGACAGGCCATTGCCGGCAATGTCGGCTCGCTCGCGCCCGGCGTGATGGCGACGCGCGGCTGGATCGAAACGGCCTACCGGCGGATGGAGGAGGCCGACAGCCGCGATCATCGCGCGCTGGTTTACGTCAGCGAGCTGCCGAATGGTTTTCGCCTGCTGATCGGCAGGGATCTCGACGAACGGCGCCGCCTGGTCGGTATCGTGGCCAAGGCCGCGCAATGGTCGATCCTCATCGTCGTGGTGCTCGGCCTCGGCGGCGGCGTGTTCGTCGCGCGCAGGGTGCTGCGCCGGATCGATGCGATGACCGGTACCGCCCAGCGCATCATGACCGGCGATCTCAGCGAGCGTCTGCCGGTCGGGCGCAGCGGCGACGAGCTGGATCGTCTCGCCGAAAACCTCAACGCCATGCTCGAGCGTATCGAGGCGCTGATGGCCGGGCTGAAGGAAGTCTCTGACAACATCGCCCACGACCTCAAGACACCGCTGACGCGGCTGCGTAACCGCGCCGAGGAGGCGTTGGCGAAATCGGGCAGCGAGGGCGAATATCGCGCGGCGCTGGAACGCACCATCGAAGAGTCAGACGGACTGATCCGCACCTTCAACGCGCTGCTGATGATCGCGCGCGCCGAGTCCGGACAGGCGCGCGGCAACATGGACGATTTTGACGCCGCCGATGTCGCCAATGGCATTCACGAGCTCTACGAGCCGCTCGCCGAAGACGACGGCATGACGCTCAAGGTGAAGACGGAGTCCACGCCCGTTCACGCCAATCGCGAGCTGATCAGTCAGGCTCTCGCCAATCTTGTCGAAAATGCCATCAAATATGGCAAGCCCGTTGCGCAGACCGCTGGAACCGTGGTCAGCATGGACAGCCGCCAGATCCTGATCGAGTCGCGGCGTGAAGGCGATTCCGTGCTGCTCAGCGTCACCGATCGCGGGCCCGGCATTCCCGAAGGCGATCGCAAGCACGCGGTCGAGCGATTCGTGCGGCTGGAGGCGAGCCGGACACTCCCCGGCTCCGGTCTGGGGTTGAGCCTCGCTTCGGCCGTCGCCACCTTGCACGCCGGTGAATTGAAACTCGGCGACGCCCATCCCGGCCTCGTCGCCACGCTGGTGCTGCCCGCGCGCGCGGGCGCCAGCGACAGGGTTGCTCCCCCAGCGCAGGATGTGCCACAGAAGGTGGCATGA
- a CDS encoding response regulator transcription factor translates to MRLLIIEDDRESADYLVKAFREVGHIADHAADGEEGLVMAESGDYDVLVVDRMLPKRDGLSLIGALRDKSDATPVLILSALGQVDDRIKGLRAGGDDYLPKPYSFAELLARVEVLSRRRGAPAEDTVYKVGDLELDRLSHRVARGKDELTLQPREFRLLEYLMKHAGQVVTRTMLLENVWDYHFDPQTNVIDVHISRLRSKIDKGFERPLLHTIRGAGYMIRDGIR, encoded by the coding sequence ATGCGCCTCCTCATCATCGAAGACGACCGCGAATCCGCCGATTACCTCGTGAAGGCGTTTCGCGAAGTCGGACACATTGCCGACCACGCCGCCGACGGCGAGGAAGGCCTCGTCATGGCCGAGAGCGGCGATTACGACGTGCTGGTGGTGGACCGCATGCTGCCCAAGCGCGACGGCCTGTCGCTGATCGGAGCGCTGCGCGACAAGAGCGATGCGACGCCGGTCCTGATTCTCTCCGCACTCGGGCAGGTCGACGACCGCATCAAGGGCCTGCGGGCTGGAGGCGACGACTATCTGCCAAAACCGTATTCGTTCGCCGAGCTTCTGGCGCGCGTGGAGGTGCTGTCGCGCCGCCGCGGCGCGCCGGCCGAGGACACCGTCTACAAGGTCGGCGATCTCGAGCTCGACCGTCTGTCCCACCGCGTCGCCCGCGGCAAGGACGAGCTGACGCTGCAGCCGCGCGAATTCCGCCTGCTCGAATATCTCATGAAGCATGCCGGACAGGTGGTGACGCGCACGATGCTCTTGGAGAACGTCTGGGACTATCATTTCGATCCGCAGACCAACGTGATCGACGTGCACATTTCGCGGCTGCGCTCCAAGATCGACAAGGGTTTTGAGCGGCCGCTGCTGCACACGATCCGCGGCGCCGGGTACATGATCCGTGACGGCATTCGGTAA